The window GATACATGTTGACTATGAaagtggggtgcagtggcgcagtgggttggaccgggtcctgctctccggtgggtctggggtttcagtcccgcttggggtgccttgcgacagactggcttcctgtcctgggtgtgtcccctctctcctcagccttacgccctgtgttgccgggctaggcttcggctccccgcgaccccatatgggacaaacagttcagacaatgcgtgCTGAATATGAACGGCACATATGCATTCCCAGTTTTGTACAGAACATCCTGAAGCAAACTTGTGCTCTTATTCAATAACTTGTTTTTGTAATAAACCCAGTCTATGAATAATTTCTCAATCCTATTGCCAATAAGGGGACTTAAGGTTTGGCAGAGCAGAAACCCTCAAAGGATGGTTTGCATTGGGTTCATTACACAACAATATTGCACGTTGCTGTGCGAAAGCCATTGCAATCATTTTAAGTACTTGCCACTGCAACtctctttggacaaaggtgtcagctaaatgaataaaagtacatgtgaaaaaaaaaaattgttggctGCTCAGACCACACTGAACCATTAGTCAGTATGttggcatttttttcagtttgcaataatttgaatatttagaAAAAGTATAGGTTTACAGAATTGGTTGTCTGTAACATGCAAATGTTAATCCAGTGGGGTGGAACATTCATTCCCCCACATAAAAGGAATGACTCCTATCCACCCCAAAGTTGAGTGGAGAGGATTTCCATTATCATGAGTTATACTGTAGTAGCAACCGATTCAGTGTCAGTGATGGAATAAGTACTTACTGTCATTTTACCAGTAGTTAgtcccagcaacacacacacacacacacacacacacattttcaaaaccgcttgtcccatacggggtcgcgggaaaccggagccaacccggtaacacagggcgtaaggccggagggggaggggacgcacccaggacgggacgccagtccgtcgcaaggcaccccaagcgggactcaaaccccagacccacgggagagcaggactgtggtccaacccaccgcacccccttgttcCCAGCAACACATTCTCTGGAAAATAatggaatattttaataaagacCTGCTTCATTTTTTGCTCTACTTTTAACCTCTGAAACAAAACCATAGAACAAGATGGAGCTGCCATACTAATATCAATAACCTTCTAGCCAAACATTTGCTACTTGTCAGCATCTTCTTTGTCTTTAGTCTCTATATGTACTTGCTTTCATTGGTGGACTATTGTCAAATACACTCAATTGTATAACGGATCCAAAACACTGGTGGTGCTTGTACTCATCCTACTTCTTTTTTACTTGGATGCATATTTGGGGACCAAATAGACTAGGACCTCGAGAGAACCTAGCTTTCTTTTGTAAGCAATTAACTTTTTATATGttaatcaataataaaacacattaatgtGTCTGGTTTAAGACTGTCTCATCCTTCTCTATTACTATGGATTCTCTACTGCTTCTGGATGAATCAAGTTTTCTGTTAATTGTGTGGATTTCTGAACCAGATCTTTCTCCCCAGAGTCTAGGACTGGTGGCGTGGTCCTTCATCGCCAGCAGCTACTACTATTTCTTCTCAGCCTACCACTGGGTGATGTTTGTGAGCGTGACACTGTGGATCCTTAccatcttcctcttcctcatctaCTTTCTTGGAATTCACATGAAGTTTGACTCTGTGCCCTGGCCGCTTGTGGTCAGTGTCTTCTTGTCTTCCGCCCTGCGTCCATGCAAACTAAGTCTCATTAGtttcatgcttttttccccacttcagTATAGGACAAATTGAGTATATTTAACATGTGCATTGAAGGTTAAAACAAATGCACTGTTATGTACagaggacagctgatagtgtagtggttagaactgctacctttgaaACCAACAGTTGCaagtttgattctcacctcctgctgtagtatccttgagcaaggtagttaccttaaattgctgcagtaaaattacccagctgtatacatgggtaattGTATCTTAgcattgtcactttggagaaaagcatcaggtatctgtttaatacagattttttttttctgacaaaagactagaaacaaattttaatgtGTAAGTCACAAACAACTCAAGCACTTGTTATAACTGTGCACTCTCTCTTCTGTATATAGCTGCTCGTGTTCAACGGTGTGGCAACTCTCCTCTACTTCACAGCCTTCGTGATCAatgctgtatttttatcttCCTATTATTCCACCATCTTCTACTACTATCTTATAGCAGCTGCGGTGAGTGAATACATGATGGCATGCAAAGGTGTCACCAAGGTTTAGATTTGTAAAGGCAGTCATACGTTAAGTCATTCATGTGGAAGCTCAAGACTTCAGTATAATCAAACAAGTAGTTCTTAAAGCCAAGGTGTAAGGAAGATTACTGGATGACAAAGTGACTGCatacaattaaaatgtattcaagTCCTTGGGTTGAGTTGGTGTACAAGATCAGGAAAAGCAAAATATTGGTAATGAAAGATAGTCTTGTGCAAGGAagtgcaatttacagtcactTTCAACATTACAACATCCACTTAAGGGgcaataaaaactttaaattgtgTCTCCAGGCTGCAAAGCACCCCCACATTGTCTGTAACATGTTTGAAGTGTATTTTCTTACATGTCGTGTACTTGTGTGAATCCTGGGCCATTTTTAGTTTAAGGAAATATGGGTGGAGGGAGGGCAGACCTCTTTGTATCACAGGTATCAAATTCAATTGCTGGTGTggaatgtgaaagaaaaatgttattaacACTCATGAACCAACAGGGCAACAGCTGTTAATGCATCATCTTACAATGACATATTAAGCAATGTTACTTTAGTAACTGGgtgaagagctggaagagaaaatgAACTGTATATTCATGGCCTTTGGGAACTGAGCTTGGTGTATGTTAACCACTACTTTTCCAATTCTCAGGTCTTTGGGGTTGTGGTGACACTGACCTATGCCGCCAGCACATACCTTGCTTTCACAGAGTGGAAAGGGAGCAACGCAGCACCCAGCACTGTGTAAACCTTGCAGACTGGCCTCAGAAACCCCTTGTATTAAAGTTGATTGCACACAGTACAAGTGACAAAGTTAACCAACATTAACCAAGCAATCTGACCAAGTGGATTGTTAAAACTGGAACAGGAAATGGTGTGCAATTGTGACACCATGGTAATTTGTACATTGTAGATCTTCCTCAATTAAAGTTCCTGGTTGCAAGGGTTAGATGTAAGGTGATGATGCGCAGCTGGTCCTGATGTTCAGGAAAACTGCAATGGCAACAAGATGGCACAGCCCTTACCCCTAAacaattttattgaaataatgaaCTGCAGGTCAGATTGACAGGAATTCAATGTAATGTAGTCTGTGTATTTTATGTACTTATTTCAAAAGTGGCAAACTACTGTATGGAATTAATGTTTCAGTATTTATAAAGTACACAGATTAAGAAGGCTATTACAAATAGagccatattttaaaaagacaggGGAGATGCAACTCTCATTAAAAGGTGTTTTACTGACAAAACTAAACATGCTAGGCAACACAGGTTACTGAGTATGAGCACAGATCCTTCCACAGACAGCATTTTCATAAACTGGTTGTAAAGAACTTGCAAGTTCCAGCTGTCCTGGAGGGACTGTCAGTAGCGCACAACAGTTGTGATTCATTTCATGCTCTTCAGCTTCACTCAAATCTACTGCCTATTGTACATACAGCACCTCTGTAATATTGTCCCTTTGTGGACGCAAAACCACTAAAGGAGTAGTGTATGAAAACAGCCAGTTCAGCTTCATAACTCACTCACATACAAGTGTTCAACAACATTGATATGAAAAGAATAATTTCTCCCTCTTTGCACACTGGACATGCGCAATAACTCCAGTACTTCAGGTAAGCAATATATTAGGTGTACAGAGACCATGGATTGGTCTCCTGTTTCACCTGAGACAAACTAGCaatcaaatattaaaacatttatactaATGTTTAAAACGAGTTACTTTGAGGGTAAATTTTTAACTATCAAAGGAAGTAAATGCATACATAGAAGTctcttttatatttacatgcaatacTTGGTTTAAAATCAAACTGTAGCCAAGATTTGattgtacatttacaaaaaaaaagatgacagaCTGGAAAACCAGGTTACTTGCTGGGAAAGGAAGTTTAGTACGCAAAGACTTCCCCCAGGAGATGTCTACAGATTTTACGCATGAACACACTGTTCTCTATTTTCCTCTCCAAGTGCTGTGCAAATGTGGTCTCAAAATCTCagttctgaaataaatacacacattggtGAAGATGTAGACATATGATTCTGGGCCAGTCCATAGGTATGTCAATGCATGAGCAAACACATATGCATCTTTGTGTGCATGGCCAAATGAATGTTACGTATATATTCCACGAGGACATCTCCAGGTCACTGCAGTCCTGATGTAAAGGTGGTAAAGGGTGCAGAGGGGGATGCACAGGAATTCAAAGACTTCACCACCAGTACAGCACTGAGGTCCACATCACGCCCTTCTCTTTCCTTGAATGGCACAAGGCAAATGAGGAATGATGAGGACAAGGAGGATGAAAGAGAATCAACCATCAATACGAATTACTGTACCAAGTTCTGGACAAAGAATAATGCAGTATGAGTGAtttcaaatttacataaaatcaaaGGGCATATAAATAGGTACTAATTTGTTtccatataaatatttttaagactTAATACTTTTACAGACTTTTTCatagtgtttatttttccccaaagtgcaCTTACAGCTCTGTACTccacaaacatttctttaaaggCCAGGAAATCGGTGAAGGTGAGCAGCATATCAAAGACATCTCCTGAGATTTCATCTTTGTGCTGCCTAAAACATTGAGAGATGAATAACAACTGATCATCATAATTACACAAAAGTAAATTAAGACTACAAAGAACTGATGGAATTCCAGAGACAAGTTCCTGATTCTAAAATAAACCCTGTGCACATATTCAGTGGTAACTATAACAAGCTAGCACTGTTAGTGGGCAGCAAAATGAAGCAAGGATCAAGGATAGTAGCAATGCAGAGCAATGTGCACTGTGAGGGATTCAGTGAACAAAGGTTTAAAAAGACTACAAGCTAGATTAAGCGCATTTCACAGTGGGGTGCTTGCACAAATGCTGAAATCTGACATCTTACGTATTCgaatacattttatttggcAATGCACTCCTGAACTTTGAACAACACTGCAGGCAGGATGTTTAATGAAAGCGactgagaaggaggaggaggaagctgaTCGCATGAACATTGAGATTTTAACTCTCTCTTCAACTTTCAAAAGCAAGAGGTGCAAGAACTCACATAAGAGAATTGGTGAAGGTGTTCATGTGGAAGCCAGGAATCCGTTCCGTCAGCTGCCGCTCAATGTGCTTCTCCAGCAGCTCAACCTGACGGACCAGAACAGCAGCTGTCAGAAATCTGGTTGTGACCAAATGCAAAGAGGGTACTGCAAGTGTCTAATGGCAAATCATTCAGCTACAGCAAAGGATGTACACAGGACAGTAAAAACTCCAGTTCATCACACATATGTACAAGACCCTTGCAGGCATCTGTCCTTAAAACACGTGTCCTTGGGAAACTAACGTATTCATTGAAGATAGTGGTGTAGCTGAGCCTGTTCTCCTCCGAGTCATCGAATTCCATGTAGTACTTCTCCATGAAGTAATGCTGCAGCTGTTGGAACTCCTCCTCtgtgaaaaaaattcacagtatCCAAAACTCAATCAGACGCTTCTTTAACGCACCAAGTTAGAGAGGAAACTGTGTGGGTAAAAAGCATCTCACATTCCGTCAGTTACAGACATCCCGTAGAGCACGCCACTGCTGCCATGAGCTCACCCATGATGATGTCCTCAATGATTCCAATGACCCTGTCAAACTCTGCGTCTGCATCAGAGCAGCTGCCACAGACCACATACGGAGAGGTCAGTAATGCAAGAGACAACTTGACCATCACCATTGCTAAAAGTTCCAGCCGAATATTCCGTTGTTTTCTCAGAAGGTTCGACTTCAACATGAAGAACTGCACGCTAGTTATGCAGCACtgtggtgggtgggtgtgtgtgtgtgtgtgtgtcagtcactgAGCAGCATATGTATGACTGACATCGAGGTGAGGGGTGGGTGACGGTAACCCCTAAGGAAAACAATGGTTCTGAACTTGAAAACTTACTTGGACAAAGTGAATTCATCGTCATTGAGCTCCTCCATCTCCACAGAGTTATTTCCACCTCCCAGCAGATCTGTCAGTAGAGGAGGAGCAGTGGagttaacatttacatattcgTTTTCCTGACGCTGCTGGCTGCTGGTTCTCCCAATACCCAATAGACTAGTCACTGACAATTAGGATAGGAGCTACCAACCAGATTACCTGACATAGATACCTCTTCGTTATTATACTAGAGCCTAGAGGAAGGCCGTTCGGTAGCGCCATATTCGGAATGCCAGTGGCTATTTCTCTTAAAAAACGTTCGCCATGATGAAGCAAACTGGCACAGCAGCAGGTCACCGTCAGATAAGCGCATCACGCATGCTTAGCCAGGCAGCCAGGAAAATTACGTTTCAAAACAgatagagaaaaaaattatttaatgtaatcTAGTCAACACGGCCCTTTCAGCTACGATTAATTCATGAATAAGCGCAGGCTCTTACTTTTTTCTCTTGCTGACATCCTCTTCTACCTGTGGCCAATTAGCTTCGCACACAAACGACACCACAGCAACGGACGCACGTGTCCCATCCGCTAACCAGTCCGACTGGAAACACGACGAGGTACAACTTTAGTCCGGCCTACATGCTGCGTTTCATTTTTCCAAACAGCAAGTAATTAAATCGGTAATACATGTTTAAGATTTTTGTGCTTCAGTATTCAGAGAAACACTCCATAATGTCAGTCTTTAAAGTCCTGCAAGTTTTGTAATACCTTCGGTAACTGGTGTACAACTGAAACCCGAGAGTCTCGGGGAGACCAGGTGAAGAAACGTACGGAATTAATAAAGACATTCGGTAAAAATTCATTaattccagccttacgccctgtgttgccgggttaggctccgcctccctgcaaccccgtatgggatgagcggtttcagatgatgtgtatgtgagtaaaattaaaaactgggTTGGAGCCGCGTACTATTAGGATAGTAACGGGGTTTGAATATGGCGTAAAGCAAAGCTGTCTCTCACACCGTTTATCCTTTACAGAAATACAAGCCAAAACTATGGTTAAAACTTCTCCTCCATTATGAAAGACAGAGCCTACCGCTGCACCCTTATATTAATGGCCAAACGGTCTTCTATGACCCTATGAAGTTAAATATGCTTAACATTATTGAGTCATATATCAGAAATGACCATCAGGAGGAGAAAAAGTGTGAGAGTGAGGAgaccactgcactgcactgcacactCTCCATTAACTCTCTTTGCACTGTGTTCACTGCTGAGGTAAAATTCATCTTAAAATCTGTCAAAGACACCAAACAAATATATTCCGTATTTATTTTGCTCCTCTCTGCATTCAGAAGTTTGTCACACAGCACTTCAGTTATACGGTCGGTATTCGGGGCGCAGTCCACTCGCGAATCCGAACATTCGCGAATAATTTTTGACCCCCTAGCCTAGGCTCCAGgatcttcactttttttctgcctcttggCATCACTTCCTGAAGCTTTAGGAGCACTACGCTCTGGAACCATGACTACAGTTCGAAGTTTCTTGCACAAAGTTCACTGTAAATTGCTGGGAGAAACGTGAGACGAAAACAGGCGCTTGGATCGATACGAaacaaactgctgctgctgagacGAAGAGACGCGGCCTTTGCCCACACATCGCGTGGATTCTCAATTTGCAATGCTTTCGTGCTCgagcttttaaaaatatcttttgtatacataatgaatttatgtataatcaataaaataacgtaatactgtataatacccTGCTTTATGGTTTAAGATTTGTTTACGTATGTGCGCGTGCCCCCTGCAGCTTTCGCATTAGGCAGCAAagcaaaaatactttttctaataaatttttGTACTCTATACAGTGTTGTATACATAAAAAAGTGCACATAAGCTTTTGTGAACtgcttaatattttacattttctatccTGAGAGCATCTtctgcaaaaaagcaaaaatttaattttttttttttttttttttaaattgaagatCAACTCGCGCATATGAAACTCGACTGTACTTTAAAACAGACCTTTTCTACGTTTGGTTCAACATGGACTTTTCATCAGCTGCGATCGGTAGAAATGCAACTCTCCTGTTCCGCACATTACAGCTGGATTGGAGATGAGGATCCACTTCAGATAATCCAACAGGTTCTTCATCTGTGGGTCAGACAGGGATGGATGGTGGCTTTCATATAATGATTCTCATACTAGACCTGTAATTCAGAACAGCActataacaataaaatgttccacGTTTCTTTCACCATCCCTCTGGCCAGACTGGAAACTTTGCTCTTCTGGTTAATCCACCTCCATCACTAGAATATTATTTAAAGATACATTAGTACCACTAGATTGTCATTTAgttcatgctttttttcccccccaaagcaatttacagtgttacgctacctacagttatttacccatttatgcacaCATGCAAGGTGCCAAGTCAAACATGACGCAGAGCGACCACTCGTGtagttttcaaggcaagtcaagggaggaagagaggtgggttgccaggtccttcctctgcatgtcaGGGGAGGAAAATGAAGGGACAAACATGGAGCCGCcgcacaccccaagcaggactcaaaccccagacccgccacacagcgagGCACTAGTCAACCCCACTGCACCCTCACACCCcctgcccatttatacacctaggTAAAATTTACAGGAGaacttcaggataagtaccttactcagaggtgttacagcagtaggtgagattccaacttgcaaccttcagatctgaaggcaaCAGGTTTAActactacagtaccagctgccccactgaatctgtatttaagaaaaaataggAAACATATCAAAAGTTGCTAGAATTGCATAAATTTTGCAGCTGAACTGTAATGCAGTAtcactaaaaatgaaaaacaagggGAGAGGGCCACAGATGACAAAACAGTAAACCACAGAATTAGTGACTTGACGGTTCATACAATAACATACTTTAGCACTGTCCCTCAGTGATGATCTCAATATCAAGTCTGCTAGCCCCACCCTTCCCTCATTGTATGGACTGGACCATGTGTTTGAAGTGTGTTGATTGTGGTCATGTCCCTtctttacacacaaacattgtctgCTCATTTAGGGGTTAAAACATGGCCTCAGTACCATGTTCCATTAAACAGTGTTCCTAAAAACAGCCAAATAGAAGCACAACATAAAGTGCTTTCTTACTagtatttcacttatttttgcagaTAAGAGTGGTCAGTAAAAATTTTCTGTTAGGGATCTATGGCACATCAGGGCAGTCTGCTGGTTAACATCGGTTACACAATTCAAGCCTTAGACTACCTCATCTGAATAATGAGAAATGAAAGATTCCTCACCAGTATTGCATCCAACCAAGAGATGGAAAGAGGGCAGCAAATTCAGGATTATTCAAAACA of the Scleropages formosus chromosome 7, fSclFor1.1, whole genome shotgun sequence genome contains:
- the LOC108918998 gene encoding plasmolipin-like, yielding MAEVTTEVNAETSSAPSQGTSAFQNNIPGNISMDMGFFKTIRANLMLVEISLGLVAWSFIASSYYYFFSAYHWVMFVSVTLWILTIFLFLIYFLGIHMKFDSVPWPLVLLVFNGVATLLYFTAFVINAVFLSSYYSTIFYYYLIAAAVFGVVVTLTYAASTYLAFTEWKGSNAAPSTV
- the arl2bp gene encoding ADP-ribosylation factor-like protein 2-binding protein, whose translation is MSAREKNLLGGGNNSVEMEELNDDEFTLSNCSDADAEFDRVIGIIEDIIMEEEFQQLQHYFMEKYYMEFDDSEENRLSYTTIFNEYVELLEKHIERQLTERIPGFHMNTFTNSLMQHKDEISGDVFDMLLTFTDFLAFKEMFVEYRAEREGRDVDLSAVLVVKSLNSCASPSAPFTTFTSGLQ